The following proteins come from a genomic window of Nostoc sp. ATCC 53789:
- a CDS encoding cytochrome P450, producing MRQLKSAEEMPGSYGLPILGETLEIFRDLELYLWRRFQQHGSVFKTSVMGRKRAYLIGPDANRLVLVEQAENMSSRIGWYFLESTFGNNILLQDGEEHRLTRRLMYPAFHGKAIATYFDTIQNIVQDFLGDWGERGTVSLNSSFRQLTLMVATRLFLGSQNKSEVEQTSQWFTQLIDSSMAIFKWNVPFTLYGRGQNARGKLVAFLRQEIAQRIDQGNLEESKDVLGLLLAAVDEDGNKLSETQVINEALLLLFAGHETTASLLTWVIFELGNHPEWRERLRQEQLAVVGNNPLSLSHLKQFPQLTNVLKEAERLYPPVYAYNRGVLKDIEYGGYRIPAGWFVTISPMLTHRLPELYTEPDRFDPDRFAPPREEDKKHPLALVGFGHGSHSCLGMEFAQMEMKIVLSTLLRHYDWTVKPDYSAIAPVRQPSKIKDTLQAYIEPLVIKHPLNSQT from the coding sequence ATGCGGCAACTAAAATCCGCCGAGGAAATGCCTGGTAGCTATGGCTTGCCCATCTTGGGGGAGACTTTAGAAATATTTCGGGATTTAGAACTGTATCTATGGCGAAGATTCCAGCAGCATGGTTCAGTTTTTAAAACGAGCGTCATGGGGCGTAAACGTGCTTATTTAATTGGCCCTGATGCTAATCGGCTGGTGCTGGTGGAACAGGCGGAAAATATGTCGTCGCGGATTGGGTGGTATTTCTTAGAATCAACATTTGGCAACAATATTTTATTGCAAGATGGAGAAGAACATCGCCTAACTCGTCGCTTGATGTATCCAGCATTTCACGGAAAAGCGATCGCTACATACTTCGATACCATTCAAAATATTGTGCAAGACTTCCTCGGAGATTGGGGAGAACGGGGAACGGTTTCCTTAAATTCTAGTTTCCGTCAGCTTACCCTGATGGTTGCGACTCGCCTATTTTTGGGAAGTCAGAACAAGAGCGAAGTTGAGCAAACCAGTCAGTGGTTTACACAACTGATAGATAGCAGTATGGCAATATTCAAATGGAATGTCCCTTTTACCTTATATGGTCGCGGTCAAAATGCTAGGGGTAAATTAGTGGCTTTCTTGCGTCAAGAAATCGCCCAACGTATCGATCAGGGTAACTTAGAAGAATCAAAAGATGTTTTGGGATTGCTGCTAGCAGCTGTTGATGAAGACGGCAATAAGTTGAGCGAAACACAGGTAATCAACGAAGCATTACTATTGCTGTTTGCTGGACATGAGACAACAGCCTCATTACTGACTTGGGTAATATTTGAATTAGGTAATCACCCCGAATGGCGAGAGCGGCTGCGCCAAGAACAATTAGCAGTTGTGGGAAATAATCCCCTTAGCCTGTCTCATCTCAAACAATTTCCACAGTTAACCAACGTACTAAAAGAAGCAGAAAGACTCTATCCGCCAGTGTATGCCTATAATCGTGGTGTCCTCAAGGATATTGAGTATGGAGGCTATCGCATCCCAGCAGGTTGGTTTGTGACTATTTCGCCTATGCTGACTCACCGTTTACCAGAACTTTACACCGAACCCGATCGCTTTGACCCCGATCGCTTTGCACCACCTCGTGAAGAAGATAAGAAACATCCCTTAGCATTAGTCGGTTTTGGTCATGGTTCGCACAGTTGTTTAGGTATGGAATTTGCCCAGATGGAAATGAAAATTGTGCTTTCCACACTACTTCGCCATTACGACTGGACAGTAAAACCGGATTATTCTGCGATCGCTCCAGTTCGCCAGCCTTCTAAAATTAAAGATACTCTACAAGCATATATTGAGCCTTTGGTGATAAAGCATCCCTTGAATAGTCAAACATAA
- a CDS encoding putative toxin-antitoxin system toxin component, PIN family — MAIKIVVDTSVFISVLISSKGSSRELIRRCLKGEYQPLMGNALFSEYESVIGREETIAKCPLTSAEISALLASFMSVSQWIYIYYLWRPNLKDEADNHLIELAVAGNAQIIATHNIKDFQNAELLFPNLSILKPEQIIRS; from the coding sequence ATGGCGATTAAAATTGTGGTTGATACCAGCGTTTTTATTAGTGTGCTTATTAGCTCTAAAGGCTCCAGTAGAGAACTCATTCGACGCTGCTTAAAAGGTGAATATCAGCCTTTAATGGGAAACGCTTTATTTTCTGAGTATGAGTCAGTTATTGGGCGAGAAGAAACTATCGCCAAATGCCCTTTAACTAGTGCAGAAATTTCTGCTTTACTCGCATCATTTATGAGCGTGAGTCAATGGATTTATATTTACTACTTATGGCGACCTAATTTAAAAGATGAAGCTGACAATCACTTAATTGAATTAGCGGTTGCTGGTAATGCTCAAATTATAGCCACTCACAATATTAAAGATTTTCAAAATGCTGAATTGTTATTTCCTAACTTATCAATCTTAAAACCTGAACAAATTATTAGGAGTTAA
- a CDS encoding toxin-antitoxin system HicB family antitoxin has protein sequence MATLTIRLPDEKHNRLKELAQVKGISVNKLIEELSTIALAEFDASTRFKAMAATGNPEEGLRILAKLDALTERRGM, from the coding sequence ATGGCTACTTTAACTATTCGTTTACCAGACGAAAAGCACAACAGATTAAAAGAACTTGCTCAAGTTAAAGGCATAAGTGTCAATAAGCTGATTGAAGAACTTTCCACCATAGCTCTAGCAGAATTTGATGCCAGCACCAGATTTAAAGCAATGGCTGCAACTGGGAACCCAGAAGAAGGTTTAAGAATACTGGCTAAACTTGATGCTCTGACAGAGAGGAGAGGGATGTAA
- a CDS encoding DUF4160 domain-containing protein yields MPTILRKGGFEVRIYLNDHIPAHVHVFKGGGEAKINIGDENLAPEWVWVSPGMSNKDAVKALQLVADHQLELLKKWREYHG; encoded by the coding sequence ATGCCAACAATCTTAAGAAAAGGCGGTTTTGAGGTTCGTATCTACCTTAACGATCATATTCCTGCTCATGTCCATGTTTTTAAAGGGGGCGGAGAGGCAAAAATCAACATAGGAGATGAAAACCTAGCTCCAGAGTGGGTTTGGGTATCCCCAGGAATGAGTAATAAAGATGCGGTGAAAGCTTTACAGTTAGTTGCTGATCACCAATTGGAACTACTAAAAAAGTGGCGAGAATATCATGGTTAA
- a CDS encoding DUF2442 domain-containing protein — MVKKIAATEELKEKLANARAKSDAIATSEPRATRAFYDAYLGMIIVFLSNKSMFGFPSEEGEGLAGASVKDLAEVEVTPSGEGLHWKTLDVDLSIPALMNGIFGTKKWMAELARKGGSSTSAAKSEASRLNGTKGDRSRNVLPIDEA, encoded by the coding sequence ATGGTTAAAAAGATTGCGGCTACAGAAGAATTAAAAGAAAAGCTAGCCAATGCGAGAGCAAAGTCAGATGCGATCGCCACATCTGAACCACGGGCTACTCGTGCTTTTTATGACGCTTATTTAGGAATGATTATAGTTTTCTTGTCCAACAAATCTATGTTTGGATTTCCTTCAGAGGAAGGAGAAGGACTAGCGGGTGCTTCAGTCAAGGACTTAGCAGAAGTAGAGGTAACACCTTCTGGTGAAGGATTACATTGGAAAACCCTAGATGTAGATTTGAGTATTCCTGCTTTGATGAATGGAATATTTGGAACTAAAAAATGGATGGCTGAACTTGCTAGGAAAGGTGGAAGTTCTACTTCTGCTGCAAAATCAGAAGCATCTCGACTAAATGGTACAAAAGGCGATCGCTCCCGAAATGTACTGCCTATTGATGAAGCTTGA
- a CDS encoding Rieske 2Fe-2S domain-containing protein, whose amino-acid sequence MEPILPGAPWLIAHKTILGVNKPNKITLNGQDYVIWQNQKGEVFALDNICPHMQAPLSDGWVCQERDTITCPFHALEFDGQGKLQQGDKKDNQPITKPLELVISNDCIWTYAGFEPRLPIPDLHQKIVDKYEFLGVTGIKSIQGEFLTNLMVNYDYNHQNGTHKELFKITNCNVSNFEEKGYYATVKQELIRANNTLGEIIKNPVLGILPETLFNTLEYAFPSTTAFFAKTPIGDIAQIHILYPETDKITKTFILMYAKVVNPLMKFLFKNSVLQAAATVIEQDTGAVESLYPRQKPKIRLPNEEIMFYAEKLYRDW is encoded by the coding sequence ATGGAACCAATTTTACCAGGTGCGCCTTGGTTAATCGCGCACAAAACTATATTGGGAGTGAATAAACCTAATAAAATAACTTTAAACGGACAGGATTATGTCATTTGGCAAAACCAAAAAGGCGAAGTATTTGCCCTTGATAACATCTGCCCCCACATGCAAGCTCCATTATCAGACGGCTGGGTTTGTCAAGAGAGAGATACTATTACTTGCCCTTTTCATGCACTAGAATTTGATGGACAAGGCAAACTACAGCAAGGAGATAAAAAAGACAATCAGCCAATTACTAAACCATTAGAGCTAGTTATTAGCAATGATTGTATCTGGACTTATGCCGGATTTGAGCCAAGATTACCAATTCCAGATTTGCATCAAAAAATTGTCGATAAATACGAGTTTCTCGGAGTAACTGGGATTAAAAGTATTCAGGGTGAGTTTTTGACTAACCTGATGGTTAACTATGACTATAATCACCAAAATGGTACTCATAAAGAACTATTTAAAATTACAAATTGTAATGTCAGTAATTTTGAAGAAAAAGGATATTATGCCACAGTTAAACAAGAACTCATCAGAGCCAACAACACGTTAGGAGAAATTATCAAAAACCCTGTTTTGGGAATCCTTCCGGAAACACTTTTTAACACACTAGAATACGCTTTTCCTTCAACTACAGCTTTTTTTGCTAAAACGCCGATTGGTGATATTGCTCAAATTCATATTCTCTACCCTGAAACAGACAAAATCACCAAAACTTTTATTTTGATGTATGCCAAAGTCGTCAATCCTTTGATGAAATTTCTGTTTAAAAACTCAGTTTTACAAGCAGCAGCGACAGTCATTGAACAGGATACAGGTGCAGTTGAAAGTTTGTATCCTCGGCAAAAACCGAAAATTAGATTGCCAAATGAAGAGATTATGTTCTACGCAGAAAAACTCTACCGCGATTGGTAA
- a CDS encoding DNA topoisomerase I, producing the protein MLEKLKELARRLIESLLGPEGEPEPELIPIPVNDRSRRRH; encoded by the coding sequence GTGCTGGAAAAGCTTAAGGAATTAGCACGCAGGCTGATTGAGAGCCTGTTAGGACCAGAGGGTGAACCGGAACCGGAACTGATTCCGATTCCTGTAAACGATCGCTCGCGTCGTCGCCACTAG
- a CDS encoding CoB--CoM heterodisulfide reductase iron-sulfur subunit B family protein — MLSQTLKLKYAYFPGCVAQGACRELYQSTQALTKALGIELVELKKAACCGSGTFKEDSQLLEDTVNARNIALAEELNLPLLTHCSTCQGVIGHVNEHLKECKTSDPTYIEQVNGLLHKEGCSPYRGSTDVKHLLYALVTDYGLEEITKRVTRKLTGLKCAAFYGCYLLRAQKSMPYDDPFQPEAMENMFRAVGATPIYYRGRTQCCGWPLASYATTQSFKMAGMHIQDALTSGADCIVTPCPLCHLNLDSRQPEVEKVIEQKLGLPVLHLPQLIALALGVSPKELGLERHVVSTKPVLEKLGF; from the coding sequence ATGCTATCTCAGACACTCAAACTCAAGTACGCTTATTTCCCTGGTTGTGTTGCTCAAGGGGCCTGTCGGGAACTTTACCAGTCAACTCAAGCCCTTACCAAAGCACTAGGTATTGAATTGGTTGAACTTAAAAAAGCTGCTTGCTGTGGTTCGGGCACATTCAAAGAAGATTCTCAACTGTTAGAAGATACAGTCAACGCGAGAAATATCGCCCTAGCAGAAGAATTAAATTTGCCCTTACTTACCCATTGCAGTACTTGTCAAGGTGTTATTGGTCATGTAAACGAACACCTGAAAGAATGTAAGACTTCTGACCCTACATACATTGAACAGGTTAATGGCTTGCTGCATAAAGAAGGCTGTTCGCCTTATCGCGGCAGTACTGACGTTAAACATCTTCTCTACGCTTTGGTGACAGATTACGGTTTAGAGGAAATTACCAAACGTGTCACCCGGAAGTTAACTGGATTAAAATGCGCGGCTTTTTATGGCTGTTATCTCCTCCGCGCCCAAAAATCCATGCCTTATGACGACCCGTTCCAACCAGAAGCGATGGAAAATATGTTTCGGGCGGTGGGTGCAACACCAATTTATTACCGAGGCCGGACACAATGTTGTGGTTGGCCTCTTGCTAGTTATGCTACTACCCAATCTTTCAAGATGGCGGGGATGCATATTCAGGACGCTTTGACATCTGGTGCTGACTGTATAGTTACACCTTGTCCACTGTGCCACTTAAATTTAGACTCGCGTCAGCCAGAGGTGGAAAAGGTAATTGAGCAAAAGTTAGGTTTACCAGTATTGCATTTACCCCAGTTGATTGCTTTAGCACTTGGGGTTAGTCCAAAAGAACTGGGTTTAGAACGGCACGTTGTTTCCACCAAGCCAGTGTTGGAGAAATTAGGATTTTAG
- a CDS encoding TetR/AcrR family transcriptional regulator, translated as MGRSTQSKFSSKKPRQVRDAEATKKQILDAAEAEFARNGLQGARTEAIARGSGVTTAMIYYYFQSKEGLYEAVLQRPVVEMHEGFEQLNLDQFPPEEALKVLVKEAIAYEAAHPHRGMLWFQEANQNQGKYFKQANWQENFSYLIKILERGMAEGCFRQIDPFLTTLHIIGVCNLYFNAYENIKHTRPELQLLSPEMIEQHTQAAVNFIVAGVRRSEN; from the coding sequence GTGGGTCGTTCAACGCAGTCAAAATTTTCATCTAAAAAGCCGCGTCAGGTGCGTGATGCAGAAGCGACGAAAAAGCAGATTCTCGATGCGGCGGAAGCGGAGTTTGCCAGAAATGGACTTCAAGGGGCGCGGACTGAGGCGATCGCTAGAGGTTCCGGTGTCACCACAGCGATGATTTACTACTACTTCCAGAGCAAGGAAGGATTATATGAAGCTGTTCTGCAACGTCCGGTGGTGGAGATGCACGAAGGGTTTGAGCAGCTAAATCTGGATCAGTTCCCACCAGAGGAGGCGTTGAAGGTGCTAGTTAAGGAAGCGATCGCTTACGAAGCTGCTCACCCGCACCGGGGAATGCTTTGGTTTCAAGAAGCCAACCAAAATCAGGGAAAGTATTTCAAACAGGCAAATTGGCAAGAAAATTTTAGCTATCTCATCAAGATTTTAGAGCGGGGGATGGCTGAAGGTTGTTTCCGTCAGATCGATCCATTTCTCACCACCCTTCACATTATTGGGGTTTGTAATTTATACTTCAACGCTTACGAAAACATCAAGCATACTAGACCTGAATTGCAACTGCTAAGTCCAGAAATGATTGAGCAGCATACTCAAGCAGCAGTTAATTTTATTGTGGCTGGTGTACGACGTAGTGAGAATTAA
- the acpP gene encoding acyl carrier protein, translating into MSQTELFEKVKKIVIEQLSVEDASKITPQAKFMEDLGADSLDTVELVMALEEEFDIEIPDEAAEQIVSVQDAVDYINNKVAASA; encoded by the coding sequence ATGAGCCAAACGGAACTTTTTGAAAAGGTCAAGAAAATCGTCATCGAACAACTGAGTGTTGAAGATGCTTCCAAAATCACTCCACAAGCTAAGTTTATGGAAGATTTAGGAGCTGATTCCCTGGATACTGTTGAACTCGTGATGGCTTTGGAAGAAGAATTTGATATCGAAATTCCCGACGAAGCTGCCGAGCAGATTGTATCGGTTCAAGACGCAGTAGATTACATCAATAACAAAGTTGCTGCATCAGCTTAA
- a CDS encoding HD family phosphohydrolase, which produces MKMQEFLQFLTQQLTHWRRQYKGLRRKGKLMRSPKSKSDRKQLLRTFLKNVILFLSKSNDKSARRKQERALQSKAKSVTTKSSIYSVCLDWVHEQRSLGILAIAVLSLTGVIGQKLYNQTQLQVGHPAPQTITAPYTAKIEDQKKTEAERKAVSRSSLQVLMLDARMNEQINENLQQLLDDGNEIRAVAGAFPFFDPAVLPISTQRYLRSCNDSEWQALLLAVENSKNQQKKGTGQTTASSRSSSIAAPNQERQPRTTPQKTEPVDFSQSTDFTQAVAELESYRLTTSEKNLSLLIAQISQTRKRYTEATTKLLQLETVTPEAVYEESFLLDLSDVEWEKTQMGIHQSAERILTQGIPQGLPKNILQDAVSLQLQSFVPESAQPLAKNLLLAVLKPNLQKDEEETRENAQKAAAGVPPVMEEVRHGEVIVKRGVQITTWNLEVLEHYRLVRREVKWRGLLKLGGVIAIAIGIFVWVERHVDYELRQRDRLLVLLLTLSVPGLVTMGLPYTTWSALGLLLGSFYGPTLGLTVVGLLLPILAVILDMSKVALLAGAGGAILGSYIAQRLRSREELALLGLAIALTQGSIYLVVKILIGQAFGSTWYIVLREAGFFALSGLGWSVVALGLSPYLEKVFDLVTPIRLAELANPNRPLLKRLATETPGTFQHTLFVATLAEAAAKELGCNVELVRAGTLYHDIGKMHDPLGFIENQMGGPNKHDTEIKDPWKSAEIIKKHVTEGLVMARKHLLPTAIQAFIPEHQGTMLIAYFHHQAQQMAQENPSLTVDDADFRYDGPIPQSRETGIVMLADSCEAALRSLQASSSGKRVGEKRSVKDVSTEQALTMLNNILRAKWQDNQLVDSGLKREEMSQIAQIFVDVWQQFHHKRIAYPKLKASNTARNS; this is translated from the coding sequence ATGAAAATGCAGGAATTTTTGCAGTTCTTAACCCAGCAATTGACTCACTGGCGGCGACAGTACAAAGGACTACGCCGTAAAGGAAAGTTAATGAGAAGCCCTAAAAGTAAAAGCGATAGAAAGCAACTTTTAAGGACTTTTCTGAAGAATGTAATCTTATTTTTATCCAAAAGCAATGACAAAAGCGCTCGTCGAAAACAAGAAAGAGCGCTCCAGTCAAAGGCAAAATCGGTGACAACTAAGAGTAGTATTTATTCAGTCTGTTTAGATTGGGTGCATGAACAGAGATCCTTAGGAATTTTAGCGATCGCTGTATTATCCCTTACAGGCGTTATTGGGCAAAAATTATACAACCAAACTCAACTGCAAGTAGGACATCCAGCGCCCCAAACCATTACAGCGCCTTATACAGCTAAAATCGAAGATCAGAAAAAAACAGAAGCCGAGCGCAAAGCCGTCAGTAGAAGCTCCTTACAAGTGTTGATGCTGGATGCGCGAATGAACGAACAAATCAACGAAAATTTGCAACAACTTCTAGATGATGGTAACGAAATTCGCGCTGTTGCTGGAGCTTTTCCTTTTTTTGATCCTGCTGTTTTGCCCATCTCTACCCAGCGTTACCTCCGCTCTTGTAATGACTCAGAATGGCAAGCACTGCTCTTAGCCGTAGAAAATAGTAAAAATCAGCAGAAGAAAGGAACAGGACAAACCACCGCCTCATCCCGTTCATCATCTATAGCTGCACCCAATCAGGAACGCCAACCGCGCACAACACCACAGAAAACAGAGCCAGTTGATTTTTCTCAAAGTACTGATTTTACTCAAGCAGTTGCAGAACTAGAATCTTACCGCCTCACAACTTCTGAGAAAAACTTGTCTTTACTGATTGCCCAAATTTCCCAAACACGCAAAAGATACACCGAAGCGACTACCAAACTTTTACAGTTAGAGACTGTTACCCCAGAAGCAGTATATGAAGAATCCTTTCTTTTGGATTTGTCAGATGTGGAATGGGAAAAAACACAAATGGGAATCCATCAGAGTGCAGAGCGGATTCTCACCCAAGGCATCCCACAAGGACTGCCAAAAAATATCTTACAGGATGCGGTGAGTTTACAATTGCAGTCCTTTGTACCAGAATCCGCCCAACCTTTGGCAAAGAACCTGTTGTTAGCTGTACTCAAGCCGAATCTGCAAAAAGATGAAGAAGAAACTAGAGAAAACGCTCAAAAGGCTGCTGCTGGAGTGCCACCTGTAATGGAAGAGGTACGACATGGTGAGGTAATTGTCAAAAGAGGAGTGCAAATTACTACATGGAACTTAGAGGTGCTGGAGCATTATCGCCTGGTTCGCCGAGAGGTAAAATGGCGGGGGTTGTTGAAGTTAGGAGGCGTGATAGCGATCGCCATTGGCATTTTTGTCTGGGTAGAACGCCATGTTGATTATGAATTACGACAACGCGATCGCCTATTAGTTTTATTGCTAACTCTAAGTGTGCCAGGATTGGTGACAATGGGATTGCCTTACACCACTTGGAGCGCCCTTGGTTTATTGTTGGGAAGCTTCTACGGCCCGACTTTAGGGTTAACAGTTGTTGGACTGTTGTTGCCGATATTAGCTGTTATCTTGGATATGAGCAAAGTTGCGCTTTTAGCTGGTGCTGGTGGGGCAATATTAGGTAGTTACATAGCGCAACGATTGCGATCGCGTGAAGAATTGGCATTATTAGGGCTTGCGATCGCTTTAACTCAAGGTAGTATTTATCTGGTTGTTAAAATCTTAATTGGTCAAGCATTTGGTTCAACCTGGTATATAGTTCTCCGAGAAGCCGGGTTTTTTGCTTTATCCGGTTTAGGCTGGAGTGTTGTGGCTTTAGGGTTGAGTCCTTATCTCGAAAAAGTTTTCGATTTGGTCACTCCCATCCGTTTAGCAGAGTTGGCGAACCCTAATCGGCCCTTATTAAAACGACTCGCTACAGAGACTCCTGGAACTTTTCAACACACGTTATTTGTAGCTACCCTTGCCGAAGCTGCTGCCAAAGAACTGGGATGCAATGTTGAACTCGTTAGGGCTGGAACATTATATCACGATATTGGGAAAATGCACGACCCCCTTGGATTTATTGAAAATCAAATGGGGGGGCCGAATAAACATGATACAGAGATTAAAGACCCTTGGAAGAGTGCAGAGATTATCAAAAAGCACGTAACAGAAGGGTTAGTGATGGCGCGTAAACACCTTTTACCGACAGCGATTCAAGCTTTTATTCCAGAGCATCAGGGAACGATGCTAATTGCCTATTTCCATCACCAAGCCCAGCAAATGGCTCAGGAAAATCCAAGTTTAACAGTAGACGACGCAGATTTTCGCTATGATGGCCCGATTCCCCAATCACGCGAGACCGGAATTGTGATGTTAGCGGACTCTTGCGAAGCAGCGTTGCGATCGCTGCAAGCATCAAGTTCAGGTAAGCGTGTGGGAGAGAAGCGATCGGTTAAAGATGTCTCCACCGAACAAGCTTTAACAATGCTAAATAATATCTTGCGTGCGAAATGGCAAGACAATCAACTCGTTGATTCAGGACTAAAACGGGAAGAGATGTCACAAATTGCCCAGATATTTGTGGATGTTTGGCAGCAATTTCACCACAAACGGATTGCTTATCCTAAGTTGAAGGCTAGTAACACTGCGCGTAATTCATAA
- a CDS encoding ADP-ribosylglycohydrolase family protein, whose amino-acid sequence MRYSPISRFRGTFLGAFLGGSLTSNGKIQSQSYLDLGRMAILGTESLINLGKLDLDDWIVRQQQESLHLAAVDDISIKIIIATLPLALFFHENPIKLRQKLLLVLKIWQDDPVVRDGTLAVAYAISLALTEKLDPLTLIPQTISFLGETPTSIPKKLLKVQNLLEQGAGLSRAQAEFAREEKLSNTIAMAFYCFLSTLEDFRLAVLQATHNDNSKVQDATSLSSQATGAITGALSGAYNGIGGIPVNWQVLLLQRNSPAWGLTNFSQMLKLTDAFVAVWSGVYDIDLNPRELTQGYEEALLSVYAAPRVIRSR is encoded by the coding sequence ATGCGTTATTCTCCTATAAGTCGATTTAGAGGTACTTTCCTCGGAGCCTTTCTGGGGGGAAGTTTAACATCTAATGGTAAAATACAGTCTCAGAGTTACCTAGATTTAGGCAGAATGGCGATTCTGGGTACTGAGAGTTTAATTAACTTGGGTAAATTAGATTTAGATGATTGGATAGTGCGTCAGCAGCAAGAATCTCTTCATTTAGCAGCAGTTGATGATATATCAATAAAAATAATTATTGCGACACTACCATTAGCACTTTTTTTTCACGAAAATCCGATTAAGCTGCGACAAAAATTGCTGCTTGTACTCAAAATCTGGCAAGATGACCCAGTAGTAAGGGATGGAACACTCGCGGTAGCTTATGCGATATCTCTTGCCCTAACTGAAAAACTCGACCCTCTAACCCTCATCCCACAAACAATTTCTTTTCTTGGTGAAACACCGACATCTATACCAAAAAAATTATTAAAAGTCCAGAATTTATTAGAGCAAGGGGCGGGATTGTCAAGGGCGCAAGCTGAGTTTGCTAGGGAAGAAAAACTCAGTAACACTATTGCTATGGCATTTTATTGCTTTTTGAGTACCTTAGAAGACTTTCGCCTTGCAGTTTTGCAGGCTACTCACAATGACAATTCTAAAGTGCAAGATGCTACATCTCTAAGCTCACAGGCTACAGGTGCAATTACTGGCGCTTTATCAGGAGCATATAACGGTATAGGCGGAATTCCTGTAAATTGGCAAGTCTTGCTTTTGCAAAGGAATTCTCCAGCATGGGGATTAACTAATTTTTCCCAAATGTTAAAATTGACCGATGCATTTGTGGCGGTGTGGTCAGGAGTGTATGATATTGACCTAAATCCCAGAGAGTTAACACAGGGATATGAGGAGGCTTTGCTTTCAGTTTACGCAGCTCCCCGCGTTATTCGATCGCGTTAA
- the aroQ gene encoding type II 3-dehydroquinate dehydratase — MLNSTLQPLSILALHGPNLNLLGQREPGIYGSLTLAEINRLLEEEGFKLQAKVFPLQSNHEGILVDTIHEALGQHQGILINAGAYTHTSVALRDAIAAVNLPTVEVHLSNIYRREDFRHHSYIAPVAIGQISGFGVQSYLLGLQALVNHLRKNET, encoded by the coding sequence GTGCTGAACTCGACATTACAACCCTTAAGCATTCTGGCACTGCATGGGCCAAACTTGAATTTGCTAGGACAGCGAGAACCAGGAATTTATGGTTCGTTGACATTAGCTGAAATTAACCGCCTGTTAGAAGAAGAAGGATTCAAGTTACAGGCGAAAGTTTTTCCCTTGCAGTCAAATCATGAAGGAATTTTAGTAGATACTATTCATGAGGCATTAGGACAACATCAAGGAATTTTGATTAATGCCGGGGCATATACTCACACAAGTGTGGCATTGCGAGATGCGATCGCGGCTGTTAACTTGCCCACAGTCGAAGTACATCTGAGTAATATTTACCGCCGGGAAGATTTTCGCCATCATTCGTACATCGCCCCAGTTGCGATCGGGCAAATAAGTGGTTTTGGTGTTCAAAGTTACTTGCTGGGCTTACAAGCTTTGGTAAATCATTTAAGAAAAAATGAAACGTAA